A stretch of Methanobrevibacter sp. YE315 DNA encodes these proteins:
- a CDS encoding DUF357 domain-containing protein, whose amino-acid sequence MTELESPEKIAKDIAKLERNLNQVADITFEGKEKEVYDRAIDYWNDSKYYLEKGDMRTAFGCIEYSHGLLDALRMIHGII is encoded by the coding sequence ATGACTGAACTTGAAAGTCCTGAAAAGATAGCAAAAGATATTGCAAAATTAGAAAGAAACCTGAATCAGGTAGCCGACATCACTTTTGAAGGAAAGGAAAAGGAAGTGTATGACAGGGCTATTGATTATTGGAACGATTCAAAATATTACCTGGAAAAAGGAGATATGAGGACTGCATTCGGCTGCATCGAATACAGTCACGGACTTTTAGATGCATTAAGGATGATTCATGGAATCATCTAA
- a CDS encoding ABC transporter ATP-binding protein, producing MNAVEIKELYKSYEDGKIKALNGINLTIEDGEFVSIIGPSGSGKSTLLNMLGALDIPDSGSISVAGHDLRTSKKLNEFRAESIGFIFQLHNLIPNISVRENVEIPMYTQGLSSGEMKTRALKLLDDVGLKDKADILPSKLSGGERQRVAIARALANEPSIILADEPTGSLDSKTSSKILKQLIDLHEDKNVTLIIVTHDMDVAKLADRVIEVLDGEIISAGDDSLINSKIDV from the coding sequence ATGAATGCAGTAGAAATCAAAGAGTTATATAAAAGCTATGAAGATGGAAAAATCAAGGCATTGAACGGTATCAACCTCACCATTGAAGACGGGGAGTTCGTTTCAATCATAGGGCCTTCAGGTTCCGGAAAATCAACATTGTTGAACATGCTCGGTGCATTGGACATTCCCGATTCCGGAAGCATCAGCGTTGCAGGCCATGACTTGAGGACATCCAAAAAGCTGAATGAGTTCAGGGCAGAGAGTATAGGGTTCATTTTCCAGCTGCATAACCTGATTCCGAACATTTCAGTTCGTGAGAATGTTGAGATTCCGATGTACACTCAGGGATTGTCTTCAGGCGAGATGAAGACTCGTGCATTGAAGCTATTGGATGATGTTGGCCTTAAGGACAAGGCAGATATCCTGCCGTCAAAATTATCTGGTGGTGAACGTCAGAGGGTAGCCATTGCCCGAGCGCTGGCAAACGAACCGTCAATAATATTGGCAGATGAACCCACAGGATCACTGGATTCAAAGACAAGTAGCAAAATCCTTAAGCAGTTAATCGATTTGCATGAAGATAAAAATGTAACTCTGATAATTGTAACTCATGATATGGATGTGGCCAAACTTGCAGACAGAGTTATCGAAGTTTTGGACGGTGAGATAATATCTGCCGGTGATGACTCATTGATAAACAGTAAAATTGATGTTTAG
- the pgsA gene encoding archaetidylinositol phosphate synthase, producing MLQSLRPLLTRILNPIASRLNINPNIVTVISPFVAVLAAYGFANHLLILGTIAILASGFLDVVDGAVARYHDKTSKFGAFLDSTMDRFADAIIYIGIIFGGYCDWFTGILAIHSAICVSYVRARAESQGVECNVGIAERAVRMIILMIGAIIGYFAGDIYFTYIIYILVILSYFTVGQRIFHVWRQLND from the coding sequence ATGCTTCAAAGTCTAAGACCATTATTAACAAGAATACTAAACCCTATTGCTAGTAGATTAAACATCAATCCGAACATCGTTACAGTAATTTCACCATTTGTTGCGGTTCTTGCAGCCTATGGATTTGCAAATCATCTATTGATTTTAGGAACAATCGCCATTTTGGCTTCTGGATTTCTGGATGTCGTTGATGGCGCTGTTGCCAGATATCATGATAAGACATCAAAATTCGGAGCATTTCTTGACTCCACCATGGACAGGTTTGCAGATGCGATAATCTATATCGGAATCATATTCGGAGGCTATTGTGACTGGTTTACCGGAATTTTAGCAATCCATTCCGCAATTTGTGTTAGCTATGTAAGGGCAAGAGCTGAATCACAAGGCGTTGAATGTAATGTTGGAATTGCAGAACGTGCCGTTCGTATGATTATCTTAATGATTGGAGCAATTATCGGATATTTCGCAGGAGATATCTACTTCACTTACATTATTTACATTTTAGTGATTCTATCATACTTTACTGTAGGTCAAAGAATATTTCACGTATGGAGGCAATTGAATGACTGA
- the radB gene encoding DNA repair and recombination protein RadB, protein MKVLANFEDNHKIPSNSSLDAILGGGFEKGTITQIFGPPSSGKSNIALTLGVNVAKNNKKVIYMDTEGGISIDRIKQIAGPEFSNVANNIIVFEPTSFQEQNDMLKSIDIWLRKNHRDVDLIVVDSAVALYRVDDMKSSRLNKELGKQMGLLSKVARQYDIAVILTNQIYSAIDDEGNSDVKAVGGTILQYWSKIIIQLERGDEINQRIATLKRHRSIAEGKQAVFSITSRGIV, encoded by the coding sequence ATGAAAGTATTGGCTAATTTTGAGGACAATCATAAGATTCCATCAAATTCTTCACTTGATGCTATTTTGGGTGGGGGCTTTGAGAAAGGCACTATAACCCAGATTTTCGGACCGCCTAGTTCCGGAAAAAGCAATATCGCATTAACATTAGGCGTAAATGTTGCTAAAAATAATAAAAAAGTAATTTATATGGATACCGAAGGCGGAATCTCTATAGATAGAATAAAACAAATTGCAGGTCCGGAATTTTCCAACGTGGCTAATAATATCATTGTTTTTGAACCAACAAGCTTTCAAGAACAAAATGACATGCTAAAATCAATCGATATCTGGCTTAGAAAAAACCATAGGGATGTGGACTTGATTGTTGTTGACTCTGCTGTTGCATTGTATAGGGTGGATGATATGAAATCATCAAGATTAAATAAGGAATTGGGTAAGCAGATGGGTCTTTTATCAAAAGTTGCAAGGCAATATGATATTGCGGTAATATTAACAAATCAGATTTACAGCGCTATTGATGATGAAGGAAACAGTGACGTTAAAGCTGTAGGGGGAACTATCTTACAATACTGGAGTAAAATCATTATCCAACTTGAAAGGGGTGATGAAATCAATCAGAGGATTGCTACCTTAAAACGTCACAGAAGTATTGCTGAGGGAAAACAAGCCGTTTTTTCAATTACTTCAAGAGGAATTGTTTAG
- the rhuM gene encoding RhuM family protein codes for MSVGYRVNSKNATCFRIWATQQLKELIIKGFVLDDELLKNGSRFGRDYFDQLLERIRDIRSSERRFNQKITDIYATSFDYRKDAEVTQEFFATVQNKLIYAVSGKTAAEIISDRSDSEKINMGLTNWSNPNGKIILSDVVISKNYLNERELKRLNNLVDGFLTLAESRAYNEIPMAMKDWKEVLDAYINLNQLPILVGKGKISSDEAHNIAKQEYDKYKIIQDRNYQSDFDELIIEIKRLEGMENN; via the coding sequence ATATCTGTAGGATACAGAGTCAACTCTAAAAATGCAACATGCTTCAGAATATGGGCTACTCAGCAATTAAAAGAATTAATAATTAAAGGATTTGTTTTAGATGATGAATTATTGAAAAATGGTTCAAGATTCGGTAGGGATTATTTTGACCAGTTGCTTGAACGAATCCGTGATATTAGGTCATCTGAAAGAAGATTCAATCAAAAAATCACTGATATTTATGCAACAAGCTTTGATTATAGAAAGGATGCTGAAGTAACACAGGAATTTTTTGCAACAGTTCAAAACAAGTTAATATATGCCGTCAGTGGAAAAACGGCTGCAGAAATAATTTCCGATAGAAGTGATAGTGAAAAAATCAACATGGGATTGACAAATTGGAGCAATCCAAATGGAAAAATCATATTGAGTGATGTAGTAATTTCAAAGAATTATCTGAATGAACGTGAATTGAAACGTTTGAATAATTTGGTAGATGGTTTTTTAACTCTTGCCGAGTCAAGAGCGTATAATGAAATACCAATGGCAATGAAAGATTGGAAAGAAGTATTGGATGCATATATCAATCTTAATCAATTGCCGATTTTAGTCGGTAAAGGTAAGATTTCATCTGATGAGGCTCATAATATCGCAAAACAAGAATACGATAAATATAAAATTATTCAGGATAGGAATTATCAGTCTGATTTTGATGAGTTGATAATCGAAATAAAAAGACTGGAAGGAATGGAAAACAATTAG
- a CDS encoding L-threonylcarbamoyladenylate synthase translates to MKIIKTSIDSVDENIINEAINVLADGGIVLYPTDTVYGLGANIFDNKAVRRVFEIKKRSLLKPLSILVSDIDSIDLVAKVSLGQKEILKSYLPGPYTFILEKDVIVPRVVTSGSTFVGVRVPDNELACRLASIFPITTTSANISDDEILNTPDEILDQLGSGVDLVIDVGELNYNHPSKIIDLSRKNPKIIRK, encoded by the coding sequence ATGAAGATAATTAAAACAAGTATTGATTCTGTGGATGAAAACATAATTAATGAAGCTATAAATGTTTTGGCTGATGGGGGAATTGTCTTATACCCGACTGATACTGTTTATGGTTTAGGGGCTAATATTTTTGATAATAAGGCCGTCCGCAGAGTTTTTGAAATTAAAAAGAGAAGTTTGTTAAAACCTTTATCAATACTTGTTTCGGATATAGATTCAATTGATCTGGTGGCAAAGGTTTCTCTTGGTCAAAAAGAAATTTTAAAAAGTTATCTTCCAGGCCCTTACACATTTATTTTAGAAAAGGATGTTATTGTTCCACGCGTTGTTACAAGCGGTTCAACTTTTGTTGGAGTTAGAGTTCCGGATAATGAGCTGGCCTGCAGGCTGGCTAGCATATTTCCGATTACAACTACCAGTGCGAATATTTCCGATGATGAAATTTTAAACACTCCTGATGAGATTTTAGATCAGTTGGGCAGTGGTGTTGATTTGGTAATTGATGTCGGTGAGTTAAATTACAATCATCCGTCAAAAATCATTGATTTATCTAGAAAAAATCCAAAAATAATAAGAAAATAG
- a CDS encoding DUF362 domain-containing protein yields MIDAAFERFRYHKPLPNFYKIENPKNPKREISEELLFELNELALKYDFTGISYSKLSDELKQDFNIDIDNILIFKFLMGDELIRMEPSRQKGKLMDDEFQEYGIHVYEFADFLRKNGFQADLIHPLDDSISLRAIAMQSNDCVITRSNMCLFKDGLQVGFFMIHTSIDNLPFKKENDMLWVPDFCSTCGICIERCPKEAFDENEKLLRKVCTAHREGCNECILKCPFYKRGYDKVKRRYERMKKRR; encoded by the coding sequence ATGATTGATGCTGCTTTTGAGAGGTTTAGATACCACAAACCTCTTCCTAATTTTTATAAAATCGAAAATCCAAAAAACCCTAAAAGAGAAATTTCAGAGGAGCTGCTTTTCGAATTAAATGAACTGGCTTTGAAATATGACTTTACAGGAATCAGCTATTCAAAATTGTCCGATGAGCTTAAACAAGATTTCAACATTGATATTGACAATATACTTATTTTCAAATTTTTAATGGGTGATGAGTTAATAAGAATGGAACCCTCAAGGCAAAAGGGCAAATTGATGGATGATGAATTTCAGGAGTATGGAATCCATGTTTATGAATTTGCAGACTTCTTAAGAAAAAACGGTTTTCAGGCTGATTTGATACATCCATTAGATGACAGTATTAGTCTGAGAGCAATAGCCATGCAATCAAATGATTGTGTAATTACAAGAAGCAACATGTGCCTTTTTAAAGATGGCCTTCAAGTTGGATTTTTCATGATTCACACTTCAATTGATAATTTACCATTTAAAAAAGAAAATGATATGCTCTGGGTTCCGGACTTTTGTTCAACTTGCGGTATATGCATTGAAAGATGTCCGAAAGAGGCATTCGACGAAAATGAAAAACTTTTAAGGAAAGTATGCACAGCACACAGGGAAGGTTGCAATGAGTGCATTTTAAAGTGTCCCTTTTATAAAAGAGGTTATGACAAGGTTAAACGAAGATACGAGAGAATGAAAAAGAGGCGATAA
- a CDS encoding DUF3236 domain-containing protein, with amino-acid sequence MAFEKMIKNAFEESRNNCRFGDTIEEITEIQDYIKNAEKIYIPNKNGIKVEVLNRVLKTYGLPKAEILQINTNTADTSRIPALAKAYMALDQSDADLIIARGRLGIPGSGSLLIFIDNKGRILTAGTSPSHVIHKKTIEEAVYKEACEALEKIGFEKVE; translated from the coding sequence ATGGCATTTGAAAAGATGATAAAAAATGCATTTGAAGAATCCAGAAACAACTGCCGATTCGGAGATACGATTGAAGAAATCACAGAAATTCAGGATTATATTAAAAATGCTGAAAAAATATACATTCCAAATAAAAATGGAATTAAAGTAGAAGTATTGAATAGAGTTTTAAAAACCTACGGCCTGCCGAAAGCAGAAATACTTCAAATAAATACAAATACCGCAGATACCAGCAGAATACCTGCTCTTGCAAAAGCATACATGGCACTTGACCAAAGTGATGCTGACTTAATAATAGCTAGAGGTCGTCTTGGAATTCCCGGGTCTGGATCATTGCTTATTTTTATTGACAATAAGGGAAGAATATTAACTGCCGGAACTTCCCCTTCACACGTGATTCATAAAAAAACAATCGAAGAGGCAGTTTATAAAGAAGCATGTGAAGCACTTGAAAAAATCGGTTTTGAGAAGGTTGAATGA
- a CDS encoding putative zinc-binding protein: protein MCDKIALVSCSGLSPLGLVVRAASVELALENENIVAACITEYSAQPNNCSPILDDAKIVTITGCTDDCASVILNDKDVNAIKNISADAIVKAYDLNPLDAVRLDDDGEKAVEILKKYILKELENI, encoded by the coding sequence ATGTGTGATAAAATAGCTTTAGTTTCATGTAGTGGATTAAGCCCTTTAGGTTTAGTTGTAAGAGCTGCCAGTGTTGAATTGGCATTGGAAAATGAAAATATTGTTGCGGCATGCATTACCGAATATTCAGCACAACCAAATAACTGTTCACCGATATTGGATGATGCAAAAATCGTCACCATAACCGGTTGTACAGATGATTGCGCATCAGTTATTTTAAACGATAAAGATGTCAATGCAATTAAGAATATTTCCGCCGATGCCATTGTAAAGGCATATGATTTAAATCCTTTGGATGCTGTACGTTTGGATGATGACGGTGAAAAGGCTGTTGAAATATTGAAAAAATATATCTTAAAAGAATTGGAAAATATTTAG
- the hmdB gene encoding 5,10-methenyltetrahydromethanopterin hydrogenase cofactor biosynthesis protein HmdB: MIDEILYKAEQGKELTDDEFLELLDIEDDDDLEKLFKIACDIRDNQSKVIKLTSTVHLTNKCQIQPRCEYCGFAEETSEKGYYNAFYKSNEEILTAVKSIQEAHIPRVSCSGGYGYKGKQAVNACKIVKENSNLEILVNVGGDLTERSVKELAELGADTICCNLETINEDIFYQRKPGDSLDQRILTCKRVSDAGVGLSSGLLLGLGESKEDRIKHLRYLSNFKTLEEIPIMGFNPYEGTPMADWPAFPLKEQLKMVAITRIMYPEITITMPTPTVGPENVEFSLKAGANNLATVIANNYPHEVKGVGSPNYGNYTEVVDVIEKLDLIPQTI; encoded by the coding sequence ATGATTGATGAGATTTTATATAAAGCAGAACAAGGAAAAGAATTGACTGATGATGAATTTTTAGAATTGTTAGATATTGAAGATGATGACGATTTAGAAAAATTATTCAAAATAGCGTGTGATATAAGAGACAATCAATCAAAAGTAATTAAATTAACATCTACAGTGCATCTTACAAATAAATGCCAAATCCAACCTAGATGTGAATATTGTGGATTTGCAGAAGAGACCTCTGAAAAAGGTTATTATAATGCATTTTATAAATCCAATGAAGAAATATTAACAGCTGTTAAATCTATCCAAGAAGCACATATTCCCCGTGTAAGCTGTTCCGGAGGATATGGCTACAAAGGAAAACAGGCCGTGAATGCTTGTAAAATTGTTAAAGAAAATTCAAATTTAGAAATTCTTGTTAATGTCGGCGGAGATTTGACTGAAAGATCCGTGAAAGAATTGGCTGAACTAGGTGCAGATACAATCTGCTGCAATCTAGAAACCATAAACGAAGATATTTTCTATCAAAGGAAACCTGGAGATTCACTAGACCAAAGAATATTGACCTGTAAAAGAGTAAGTGATGCTGGAGTTGGATTGTCTTCAGGACTGCTTTTAGGACTTGGTGAAAGTAAAGAAGATAGGATAAAACATTTACGTTACTTATCTAACTTTAAAACATTAGAAGAGATTCCTATAATGGGTTTTAATCCTTACGAAGGCACTCCAATGGCTGATTGGCCGGCATTTCCTCTAAAAGAACAGTTGAAGATGGTCGCCATTACAAGAATAATGTATCCTGAAATTACAATTACAATGCCAACCCCAACTGTAGGTCCTGAAAATGTGGAATTTTCACTTAAAGCTGGTGCAAACAATCTGGCAACAGTTATAGCCAACAACTATCCTCATGAAGTGAAAGGAGTAGGTTCTCCAAATTACGGCAATTATACAGAGGTTGTTGATGTAATTGAGAAATTAGATTTGATACCTCAAACTATTTAA
- a CDS encoding Nif3-like dinuclear metal center hexameric protein, which produces MKLKEIIEFIDEKIPKLLALDTDKVGFKRDYDLTQEITSIKIYMDLLVEDDEYIENTLIITHHPPLFYPKTPTYTIHSNWDIIDGGANEALAETLKLEVIDYFDSNTNIGRICKSNQKFSELKKNILDNFSNARIVNNLDDEKPINKVGIISGFGLKNPEYINLSKSKDLDILISGDLTQQTAIIAKNLGITLIDLNHHESEIPGLYALADILKELDINIEVIDKKPIERLK; this is translated from the coding sequence ATGAAGCTTAAAGAGATAATTGAGTTTATAGATGAAAAAATCCCGAAATTATTAGCATTAGATACTGATAAAGTGGGATTTAAAAGAGATTATGATTTAACACAGGAGATTACCTCAATTAAGATTTACATGGATTTGCTTGTTGAAGATGATGAATATATTGAAAATACATTGATAATAACACATCATCCCCCCTTATTTTATCCGAAAACACCAACTTATACAATACACTCCAATTGGGACATCATTGATGGTGGTGCAAATGAAGCACTGGCAGAAACTTTAAAATTGGAAGTAATTGATTATTTCGATTCAAATACGAATATCGGGAGAATCTGCAAATCAAATCAGAAATTCAGTGAATTAAAAAAGAATATTCTGGATAATTTTAGTAATGCAAGAATTGTAAATAATCTTGATGACGAAAAACCAATAAACAAAGTCGGAATCATATCCGGTTTTGGACTTAAGAATCCTGAATATATCAATCTATCAAAAAGTAAGGATTTGGACATTTTAATTTCAGGAGATTTAACTCAACAGACCGCGATTATTGCAAAAAATTTAGGAATAACATTAATTGATTTAAATCATCATGAAAGCGAAATTCCAGGATTATATGCCCTTGCAGATATCTTAAAAGAACTTGACATTAACATTGAGGTTATTGACAAAAAACCTATTGAAAGATTAAAGTGA
- a CDS encoding pyridoxal phosphate-dependent aminotransferase yields the protein MREKDFDIKHPKKKFKKTERVPPIGYDNANDFFEDMYMDEDMIWMGQNTNHLHDDTIANAMIDAIHMNTFCRYPAPEGFSELKQLILEDLDLEDFEVLLTSGATESLYLVMQALLEPEDNVILSDPGYFIIGDFANRFAGEVRYVPIYYEENDYKLTPDLLRENMDENTRMVILIDPLNPLGSSYNEDELKEFAEIAIENNLYLIHDITYKDFAREHFLVENYAPGQTLTIYSFSKIYGMAGLRIGGVISSKPIIDAIKNAVVNDLGVNIISQYGAIAGLKSKDQWFEKMRETCFENQRLIKEMVDTVDGIFLPVYPSDANMMVIDLYETGINPKEMSNYLIKKGLFTREGEYTSEEFGDRYLRISFSIPTEQIKVFCEEFPKAVEALRK from the coding sequence ATGAGGGAAAAGGACTTTGATATAAAACACCCTAAAAAAAAGTTTAAAAAAACTGAACGGGTGCCGCCAATTGGTTATGATAATGCAAATGACTTTTTTGAAGATATGTATATGGATGAAGACATGATTTGGATGGGTCAAAATACCAACCATTTGCATGACGATACAATAGCTAATGCAATGATTGATGCTATTCATATGAATACATTCTGCAGATATCCTGCTCCTGAAGGATTTTCAGAGCTGAAACAATTAATTTTAGAAGATTTGGATTTGGAAGATTTTGAAGTTCTATTAACTTCCGGTGCAACCGAATCATTATATCTAGTCATGCAAGCTCTTTTAGAACCTGAAGATAATGTAATATTGTCCGATCCAGGATATTTCATCATTGGAGACTTTGCCAATAGATTTGCAGGCGAAGTCAGATATGTTCCTATTTATTACGAAGAAAACGATTATAAATTAACTCCTGATTTATTGCGTGAAAATATGGATGAAAATACCCGTATGGTCATTTTAATCGATCCATTAAACCCATTAGGTTCCTCATACAATGAAGATGAATTAAAGGAATTTGCAGAAATTGCAATTGAAAATAATTTATACTTAATACATGATATAACTTACAAAGACTTTGCAAGAGAGCATTTCCTAGTGGAAAACTATGCTCCAGGCCAAACATTGACAATCTACAGCTTTTCAAAAATATACGGAATGGCAGGTCTAAGAATAGGTGGTGTAATATCCTCAAAACCAATTATCGATGCCATAAAAAATGCCGTTGTCAATGATTTGGGAGTAAACATCATCTCCCAATATGGTGCGATTGCAGGTCTCAAATCAAAAGACCAATGGTTTGAAAAGATGAGGGAAACCTGTTTTGAAAATCAAAGATTAATCAAGGAAATGGTTGATACAGTTGATGGAATCTTTTTACCGGTTTACCCATCTGATGCAAACATGATGGTAATTGATTTATACGAAACAGGCATCAATCCAAAAGAAATGTCAAATTATTTGATTAAAAAAGGACTTTTCACAAGAGAAGGGGAATATACTTCTGAAGAATTTGGAGACAGGTACTTGCGTATAAGTTTCTCAATTCCAACAGAGCAAATTAAGGTTTTCTGTGAAGAGTTCCCTAAAGCTGTGGAAGCTTTAAGAAAATGA
- a CDS encoding SAM-dependent methyltransferase HcgC family protein, with amino-acid sequence MNIDTGITSEIFTIKSETKLFDIFNEIILKKSEAVFNYIESLDIDTNTGIIVIGTYFTGVGIVKRLSEKYENITLIDIYPHLEGLLYTELGGILKGEIEFSSDLDLIYSGDIVIDTTGFGGINVEQSSKFDVEAFIIEDPVAEDNDNLLKEKNNIHERLKVVNSPNKAIIKTTGIDTKTSGTMTLTIGILTNLLNKCRQKEGVLYSACEMGFFEEVIFKEKNIEKFIELTNVNAFKVSTINPFNLDELIEEELNKINSKMI; translated from the coding sequence ATGAACATTGATACAGGAATAACTTCCGAAATATTTACAATAAAATCCGAAACTAAATTATTCGATATTTTTAATGAAATTATCTTAAAAAAATCAGAAGCCGTTTTTAATTATATCGAAAGTTTAGATATTGATACAAACACTGGAATAATCGTTATTGGAACTTATTTTACCGGCGTTGGAATTGTCAAAAGATTAAGTGAGAAATATGAAAACATTACGCTAATTGATATTTATCCTCATTTGGAAGGGTTATTGTATACTGAATTAGGCGGAATCTTAAAAGGTGAAATCGAATTTTCATCCGATTTGGATTTAATCTATAGTGGAGATATTGTTATTGATACAACTGGCTTTGGTGGAATTAATGTTGAGCAATCATCAAAATTCGATGTTGAAGCGTTTATTATAGAAGATCCCGTGGCTGAAGATAATGACAATCTTTTAAAAGAAAAAAACAACATTCATGAAAGATTAAAAGTGGTTAACTCTCCAAACAAAGCAATTATAAAAACAACAGGCATTGATACTAAAACTTCCGGAACAATGACATTAACCATTGGCATTTTAACAAATTTATTAAACAAATGCCGGCAAAAAGAAGGTGTTCTCTATAGCGCTTGCGAAATGGGCTTTTTTGAAGAGGTAATCTTTAAAGAAAAAAACATTGAAAAATTTATTGAATTGACTAATGTGAACGCCTTTAAAGTATCAACAATCAATCCATTTAATTTAGATGAACTGATTGAAGAAGAACTAAATAAAATAAATTCAAAAATGATTTAA
- a CDS encoding FeGP cofactor biosynthesis protein HcgF family protein, with amino-acid sequence MIKIATAECFTQGKIGRELHALAQNYEGNFGREYIENPKEYGDFDYNELSVTCSLFIPTIEAVVKILNVENPPKPDKLIKGIKVYDEKGDKLMSKIMAQAVKDLSDCDIAIGTTAGIGHGGISIITDEHEITTTTRVYANLCENNSETLFERSEDGIKKTLELILLILNNKIDKIESLENIEIIKK; translated from the coding sequence ATGATTAAAATAGCTACTGCCGAATGTTTTACACAGGGAAAAATAGGAAGAGAGCTACATGCATTAGCTCAAAATTATGAAGGAAACTTTGGAAGAGAATATATTGAAAATCCAAAGGAATATGGTGATTTTGATTACAATGAACTTAGTGTGACCTGTAGCTTATTTATCCCTACAATCGAGGCGGTAGTTAAAATATTAAATGTGGAAAATCCTCCAAAACCCGACAAATTGATTAAAGGCATTAAAGTCTATGATGAAAAAGGAGATAAGCTCATGAGCAAAATCATGGCACAAGCCGTTAAAGATTTAAGCGATTGTGATATTGCTATTGGAACTACAGCCGGCATTGGCCATGGGGGAATATCGATTATTACAGACGAACATGAAATAACAACTACCACAAGAGTTTATGCCAACTTATGTGAGAATAACAGTGAAACTTTATTTGAAAGATCAGAAGATGGGATAAAAAAAACGTTAGAGCTAATACTGCTAATTTTAAACAATAAAATTGACAAAATTGAAAGCTTAGAAAATATTGAAATCATAAAAAAATGA